Proteins found in one Terribacillus sp. DMT04 genomic segment:
- a CDS encoding aldo/keto reductase: protein MAERVQLGKSGLYVNPIGLGTNAVGGHNLYPNLDEERGKDVVRQAIENGMNFFDTAYIYGPERSEELVGQVVKESGKREDLVIATKAAHKIIGDNTVMDNSPKFLKDSVESALKRLQTDYIDLFYIHFPDEETPKAEAVGALKELKDQGKIRAIGVSNFSIDQLKEANVDGYVDVLQAEYNLFKRGAEQELLPYTAENNISFVPYFPLASGLLGGKYDENTTFDDLRAKNPLFQGDAFKQNLKKVDQLRDIAAKKDAEIAHLVLAWYLTRDSIDSIIPGAKRPDQVINNLKTLDVKLTDQDIEAISNIFR from the coding sequence ATGGCAGAACGTGTGCAATTAGGCAAATCCGGTTTGTATGTAAATCCAATTGGTCTTGGTACAAATGCAGTTGGCGGCCACAATCTATACCCAAATCTTGATGAAGAGCGCGGAAAAGATGTGGTTCGCCAAGCTATTGAAAACGGTATGAATTTCTTTGACACAGCTTATATTTATGGACCAGAACGTTCAGAAGAACTTGTGGGGCAAGTTGTGAAGGAAAGCGGGAAACGCGAGGATCTCGTTATCGCAACAAAAGCAGCACATAAGATTATCGGTGACAACACTGTTATGGACAATTCACCGAAATTCTTAAAAGACTCTGTCGAAAGTGCTTTAAAACGTTTACAGACAGATTACATCGACTTGTTCTACATCCATTTCCCTGATGAAGAGACGCCTAAAGCAGAAGCAGTCGGCGCGTTGAAAGAACTTAAAGATCAAGGGAAAATACGCGCTATCGGCGTATCCAACTTCTCTATCGACCAGTTGAAAGAAGCAAATGTTGATGGCTACGTGGATGTACTGCAAGCTGAATATAATCTATTCAAGCGTGGTGCAGAGCAAGAACTGCTTCCGTATACAGCCGAAAATAATATTTCATTCGTTCCTTACTTCCCGCTCGCTTCCGGCTTGCTAGGAGGTAAATATGATGAGAATACAACATTCGATGACTTGCGCGCAAAAAATCCTCTCTTCCAAGGAGATGCATTTAAGCAAAACCTGAAAAAAGTTGATCAGCTTCGCGACATTGCAGCTAAAAAAGATGCAGAAATAGCACATCTTGTTCTGGCCTGGTACCTGACACGTGACAGTATTGATTCCATCATTCCTGGAGCAAAACGTCCGGATCAAGTAATAAACAACCTGAAAACATTAGACGTGAAATTGACTGACCAAGATATTGAAGCAATCAGCAATATCTTCCGATAA
- a CDS encoding SDR family NAD(P)-dependent oxidoreductase, producing MEFNNKVVLITGAAGGIGVAAAKKFAAEGAKLALVDLSQEALEKAAASIDGEKILLTANVAKEEEVANYVQKTKEHYGRIDVFVNNAGINGEFGDIVDSSVENLEKVLSVNVVGAYLGMKHVLKVMTEQKSGAVVNTASNGGLLGAPGMSAYIASKHALIGINKTAALEVADYGVRVNAVAPSGVDTAMMRSIETNAAKGHEEEARKGFEASVPMNRYATAEEIADLMLFLASDKASFITGSYYRIDGGQGTTSA from the coding sequence ATGGAATTCAACAACAAAGTCGTACTTATAACGGGGGCAGCAGGTGGGATTGGCGTCGCAGCTGCTAAGAAATTTGCAGCAGAAGGAGCAAAACTGGCACTTGTAGATCTCTCTCAAGAAGCATTGGAAAAAGCAGCAGCATCCATTGATGGAGAAAAGATATTGCTAACAGCTAATGTTGCTAAAGAAGAAGAAGTAGCAAATTACGTTCAAAAAACAAAAGAACATTACGGCCGTATTGATGTCTTCGTTAATAACGCAGGAATCAACGGTGAATTTGGAGATATTGTAGATTCTTCCGTGGAGAATCTTGAAAAAGTATTAAGTGTAAATGTAGTAGGTGCTTACCTAGGAATGAAGCATGTTCTGAAGGTCATGACTGAACAGAAGAGCGGCGCTGTTGTTAACACAGCGTCTAATGGCGGATTACTTGGGGCACCTGGTATGAGTGCTTACATCGCATCAAAACACGCATTAATCGGTATCAATAAAACAGCTGCATTGGAAGTGGCTGACTATGGCGTACGCGTGAATGCTGTCGCACCATCTGGTGTAGACACCGCGATGATGCGTTCAATTGAGACAAATGCAGCTAAAGGGCATGAAGAAGAAGCTAGAAAAGGCTTTGAAGCTAGCGTTCCAATGAACCGCTATGCAACAGCTGAAGAGATTGCTGACCTGATGCTCTTCCTAGCATCTGATAAAGCATCGTTCATTACCGGTTCTTATTACCGAATCGACGGCGGACAAGGAACTACATCTGCATAA
- a CDS encoding amino acid ABC transporter ATP-binding protein: MFAVKGLKKTFGDNTVLKSIDMQVDKGKVIAILGPSGSGKTTLLRCLNALEIPDEGIVGFEDHQVDFSQKVKQQELIKLRRKSGMVFQSYNLFPHRTVLENVMEGPVQVQKRDKKTVTEEAIELLDKVGLKDKKDLYPYQLSGGQQQRVGIARALAIKPELMLFDEPTSALDPELIGEVLRVMRDLADEGWTMVVVTHEIKFAQEIADEVIFIDGGVIVEQGAPAEVLANPKEERTQRFLHRILNPTD; the protein is encoded by the coding sequence ATGTTTGCAGTAAAAGGTCTAAAGAAAACATTCGGAGACAATACGGTACTAAAATCCATTGATATGCAAGTGGATAAAGGGAAAGTAATCGCTATACTTGGACCATCTGGATCGGGCAAAACAACTTTGCTGCGCTGCCTGAATGCGCTGGAAATTCCAGATGAAGGTATCGTTGGCTTTGAGGATCATCAAGTAGATTTCAGTCAAAAGGTGAAACAGCAAGAGCTGATTAAGCTTCGCCGTAAATCTGGAATGGTTTTTCAGTCGTACAACCTGTTTCCGCATCGTACAGTACTGGAGAACGTTATGGAAGGACCGGTACAAGTACAGAAACGCGATAAAAAGACAGTAACAGAAGAAGCGATTGAACTGCTTGATAAAGTAGGGCTTAAGGATAAAAAAGATTTGTATCCGTACCAGCTTTCAGGAGGACAGCAGCAGCGTGTCGGTATCGCCCGAGCACTTGCTATTAAGCCGGAACTCATGCTTTTTGATGAGCCAACATCCGCACTAGATCCCGAATTGATCGGAGAAGTACTGCGTGTCATGCGAGATCTAGCTGATGAAGGCTGGACAATGGTTGTTGTTACCCATGAGATTAAATTCGCTCAGGAAATTGCCGATGAAGTCATCTTTATCGACGGCGGCGTCATTGTGGAGCAGGGAGCACCAGCAGAAGTGCTCGCGAATCCGAAAGAAGAACGCACCCAGCGCTTCCTGCACCGTATATTGAATCCGACAGACTAA
- a CDS encoding amino acid ABC transporter permease has translation MLTSNMVLGGIVIPWELMQQSFWPILIEGIKVTIPLTLISFFIGMIIALITALVRISKMKPLKWIFNIYVSAIRGTPLLVQLFIIFYLLPELNVTLDPYPTAIIAFSLNVGAYASEIIRASILSVPKGQWEAGYTIGMSYRKTLFRVILPQALRVSVPPLSNSFIGLVKETSLASQILVTELFRKSQQIGATNLDQIVYIYILAAFIYWIICFILSLAQGQLERRLNRYTVR, from the coding sequence ATGTTAACAAGTAATATGGTACTCGGCGGGATTGTCATCCCTTGGGAGCTTATGCAGCAGTCATTCTGGCCGATACTGATTGAGGGGATCAAGGTAACGATCCCCTTGACCCTTATTTCATTCTTTATTGGTATGATTATTGCACTTATTACAGCTTTAGTGAGAATCTCGAAGATGAAGCCTTTAAAGTGGATTTTTAATATCTATGTTTCTGCTATTCGAGGTACGCCGCTGCTCGTGCAGTTATTCATTATCTTTTATTTGCTGCCAGAATTAAATGTGACACTTGATCCCTATCCGACAGCAATTATTGCTTTTTCTCTAAACGTTGGAGCATATGCGTCAGAGATTATCCGAGCATCCATCCTTTCCGTACCAAAAGGACAGTGGGAAGCAGGCTATACAATCGGGATGTCTTACCGGAAAACGTTATTCCGTGTCATACTGCCGCAGGCGTTACGTGTCTCGGTCCCGCCATTGTCAAATAGCTTTATCGGATTAGTGAAGGAAACATCATTAGCATCGCAGATTCTCGTAACCGAGCTGTTTCGTAAATCACAGCAGATTGGTGCGACTAATTTAGATCAGATAGTTTATATCTATATTTTGGCTGCCTTCATTTATTGGATTATCTGCTTTATTCTTTCATTGGCGCAGGGTCAGCTTGAACGCAGATTAAACCGCTACACAGTAAGGTAA
- a CDS encoding amino acid ABC transporter substrate-binding protein: protein MKKALLGLLFMSVFAILAACGNGDDSASDSKDNGNLWQEVKDEGVITVGTEGTYAPFTFHNDNGELTGYDIDVMKEVGEHLGLEVKFEETQWDSMFSGLNSERFDVIANQVGKGENNERVDQYDFSDPYTQSQSVVVTAADNNDITSIEDVEGKTSAQSLTSNYNARAEEAGAKIEGVEGLAQSIQLIEQGRVDLTFNDKLAVLDYLNNTEKNAPVKIAFEAGEPTETYFTFRKGSGEIVEQFNNALDEMREDGTLAEISTKWFGEDVNK, encoded by the coding sequence ATGAAGAAAGCACTATTAGGTTTGTTATTTATGTCGGTATTCGCAATTCTTGCTGCTTGCGGAAATGGAGATGATTCTGCTTCAGATTCCAAAGACAACGGCAACCTATGGCAAGAAGTGAAAGACGAAGGAGTCATTACAGTTGGAACGGAAGGCACATACGCTCCGTTCACTTTCCATAACGATAACGGTGAATTGACTGGCTATGATATAGATGTCATGAAGGAAGTTGGGGAGCACCTTGGCTTGGAAGTGAAGTTTGAGGAAACACAATGGGATTCCATGTTCTCTGGCTTAAACAGTGAACGTTTTGATGTTATTGCGAACCAAGTAGGTAAAGGGGAAAATAACGAACGCGTGGACCAATATGATTTCTCTGATCCTTACACGCAATCACAATCTGTTGTTGTAACGGCAGCAGATAACAACGACATTACTTCTATAGAAGATGTTGAAGGTAAGACGTCTGCGCAATCATTGACAAGCAACTACAATGCCCGTGCAGAAGAGGCGGGAGCGAAGATTGAAGGTGTAGAAGGCTTAGCGCAATCCATTCAGCTCATTGAGCAAGGCCGCGTTGATCTGACATTTAATGATAAGCTGGCAGTGCTTGATTATCTGAACAATACAGAAAAGAATGCCCCGGTGAAGATTGCATTTGAAGCTGGAGAACCGACAGAGACGTATTTCACTTTCCGTAAAGGCAGCGGTGAAATAGTTGAACAGTTCAATAATGCACTGGATGAAATGCGAGAAGATGGTACGTTAGCAGAAATCTCAACGAAGTGGTTTGGCGAAGATGTTAACAAGTAA
- a CDS encoding MFS transporter, with the protein MNKKQRGLFLTAVATGTMLNPLNSSMISLALHSIQHEFSLSFATVSWLISTYYLASAIFVPIAGKVGDLIGRRKMMLIGLLLVAVSAVGAPFAGTFMVLLGMRLFQAVGSSAIYPAGMALVRKHIHEKQASALAILSIFTSSMLAFGPTAGGFLIDFGGWPAIFTVNAPFILLSFLLTWFAVPKDPDTTHYTFRAFWKQLDSIGIAFFAIGMSFLLYFLLSFEHGLHWIPLGAGIVSLAAFFVRELKAAHPFIDVRLLRTNRRLTLVYIQFIFLNIFNYSLFFGLPSFFQDVMLFSLKTSGLMMIFLSGASTLVAFLMGRWIDHAGTSVPTIVGGILMFGGPAVLVFISQHLTIVNLAVTLIFLGISYGIGNVTLQAAMLDASPDHLTGTSSGLFQTCRYIGSILSSVVLAIVFGADLSLAGFHTLMIILTVTGIAFSLSAVYAKRLENTAAD; encoded by the coding sequence ATGAATAAAAAGCAGCGCGGCCTTTTCCTAACAGCTGTTGCCACCGGCACGATGCTTAATCCGCTGAATTCTTCGATGATTTCTTTAGCTTTGCACAGTATTCAGCATGAATTTTCACTAAGCTTTGCAACTGTTTCCTGGCTAATTTCCACTTATTATCTTGCCAGTGCTATCTTTGTTCCAATCGCCGGTAAAGTCGGCGATTTAATTGGTAGACGCAAGATGATGCTAATCGGGCTGTTGCTCGTTGCTGTCTCTGCAGTCGGTGCACCTTTTGCTGGAACATTTATGGTACTGCTGGGCATGCGCTTGTTTCAGGCAGTTGGCAGCAGCGCCATTTATCCGGCCGGCATGGCACTTGTTCGAAAACATATCCACGAAAAACAAGCATCTGCTTTAGCCATTTTGTCGATCTTCACGTCTTCCATGCTGGCATTCGGGCCAACAGCGGGCGGTTTTCTCATTGACTTTGGTGGCTGGCCGGCAATCTTCACTGTAAACGCTCCATTTATTTTGTTAAGTTTCCTATTAACATGGTTTGCTGTTCCTAAGGATCCAGATACCACACATTACACGTTCCGTGCTTTTTGGAAGCAGCTAGACAGCATTGGCATCGCATTCTTTGCTATCGGAATGAGTTTTTTGCTTTATTTTCTGCTTTCCTTTGAGCATGGTTTGCATTGGATTCCGCTTGGTGCAGGGATTGTATCACTTGCAGCTTTTTTTGTGAGGGAATTGAAAGCAGCTCATCCATTTATTGATGTAAGATTACTACGCACTAACCGACGCCTGACACTTGTTTACATTCAATTTATCTTTTTGAATATATTCAATTACAGCCTCTTTTTTGGCTTACCGAGCTTCTTTCAGGATGTGATGCTCTTCAGTCTCAAAACAAGCGGATTAATGATGATTTTTCTTTCCGGAGCCAGCACACTTGTCGCATTCCTAATGGGCCGCTGGATTGACCATGCTGGTACAAGTGTGCCTACCATTGTTGGGGGCATCCTTATGTTCGGGGGACCTGCTGTTCTTGTATTCATTTCACAGCATCTTACAATCGTAAATCTCGCTGTTACGCTTATATTTCTTGGTATCAGCTACGGTATTGGCAATGTCACCTTACAAGCCGCCATGCTGGATGCCTCACCTGACCATCTTACAGGAACAAGCTCAGGTCTATTCCAAACTTGCCGGTATATTGGTTCAATTCTCTCTTCCGTTGTATTAGCTATTGTTTTTGGCGCGGATCTTTCACTGGCTGGCTTTCATACACTTATGATTATCCTGACTGTTACGGGTATCGCTTTTAGCTTATCAGCGGTCTATGCAAAACGATTGGAGAATACAGCTGCCGATTAA
- a CDS encoding AzlD domain-containing protein, whose product MSISLPMLLLIAACAAVTALPRILPFLIIRNLKLPVSVMKWLSYIPICILTALVVSNIIEEGNPIALNWQTIAIMIPTLLVALWTKSLLLTVLFGVVLMAVLRFLLELV is encoded by the coding sequence ATGAGTATTTCCTTGCCTATGCTATTATTAATAGCAGCTTGTGCTGCTGTGACAGCATTACCGCGGATATTGCCATTTCTGATCATCCGTAATTTAAAGCTGCCCGTATCGGTCATGAAATGGCTGTCTTATATACCTATCTGCATCTTAACGGCATTAGTTGTATCCAATATTATAGAAGAAGGAAATCCAATCGCATTGAATTGGCAAACAATCGCTATCATGATTCCCACGTTACTAGTCGCACTATGGACAAAAAGTCTGCTGCTCACCGTGCTGTTTGGTGTTGTTTTGATGGCGGTTTTGCGCTTTTTGCTAGAGCTAGTCTAA
- a CDS encoding AzlC family ABC transporter permease, whose amino-acid sequence MEAIGKAGEKVRLDFKQGIKDCIPTLLGYISIGIAAGVVGVAAGMSALEVALLAVLVYAGSAQFIFAALLLDGSPVAAIILTTFIVNLRHFLMSATLAPHFTRYSIGRNIWIGILLTDETFGVAAGKVQQKQPMSASWMNGLNITAYLCWIMACTAGALVGNWIAEPEMFGLDFALTAMFLALLVLQLDAVESVKIKHYLKLVLYIAVLMLVLSCFMTSHMAVLLATIIGATIGVITEK is encoded by the coding sequence GTGGAAGCGATCGGGAAGGCAGGGGAAAAAGTCCGATTGGATTTTAAGCAAGGAATCAAGGATTGTATCCCAACTTTGCTAGGCTATATCAGTATTGGAATTGCAGCAGGTGTTGTTGGTGTTGCAGCTGGAATGAGTGCATTGGAAGTAGCGCTGCTGGCTGTTCTCGTTTACGCGGGTTCTGCACAGTTCATCTTTGCAGCATTACTGCTGGATGGAAGTCCAGTTGCAGCTATTATTCTAACGACATTTATTGTTAATCTGCGTCATTTCCTGATGAGCGCCACACTAGCGCCCCATTTTACACGTTATTCTATTGGACGCAATATATGGATTGGCATTCTGCTGACGGATGAGACATTTGGTGTGGCTGCCGGAAAAGTACAGCAAAAGCAGCCTATGTCAGCGAGCTGGATGAATGGTTTAAATATAACAGCGTATCTATGCTGGATTATGGCTTGTACAGCGGGAGCTTTAGTCGGTAACTGGATTGCTGAACCGGAAATGTTCGGTCTTGATTTTGCACTAACAGCGATGTTCCTTGCACTGCTCGTACTGCAGCTGGATGCTGTTGAATCAGTAAAAATAAAGCACTATCTCAAGCTTGTTCTCTATATCGCTGTGCTGATGCTGGTTTTGTCCTGTTTCATGACTTCGCATATGGCAGTGCTGCTGGCAACAATAATTGGAGCGACGATTGGAGTGATTACAGAAAAATGA
- a CDS encoding methyl-accepting chemotaxis protein: MENIIKESTQVLDNKAVLTAVEESLAMIEFTPYGEVLWANKHFADTIGYQQEELTGMHHRQFCAPDFSHSIDYEHFWNKLRSGRTFQDKIMRIAKNEKVIWLEATYMPVRDTTGSVSAVLKIATDITFRENGTKTITSDLQEMANNLRVRTDSGIEKNNRAADSIDDMVSITSANKGAIEALTKHADSVQKLVQTIKDIASQTNLLALNAAIQAAHAGEHGRAFNVVAEEVRKLASHASEATKQAQVNISEMTQHIAQMETGTHEAEHQSKEGKERVQEVIEELYTLKQAAQNLDKQANELVLLI; encoded by the coding sequence ATGGAAAACATAATAAAAGAATCAACTCAAGTCTTAGACAACAAAGCAGTTTTAACAGCAGTAGAAGAATCGTTAGCGATGATCGAATTTACTCCCTATGGTGAGGTGCTGTGGGCAAATAAGCATTTTGCTGACACAATTGGCTACCAGCAAGAAGAACTGACAGGAATGCATCACCGGCAATTCTGCGCACCTGATTTCAGCCATAGCATTGATTACGAACATTTTTGGAATAAACTGCGCAGCGGCCGCACATTTCAAGATAAAATCATGCGAATTGCCAAAAATGAGAAGGTTATCTGGCTGGAAGCTACTTACATGCCCGTCCGAGACACAACAGGATCGGTATCAGCAGTCTTGAAAATTGCAACGGATATCACATTTAGAGAAAATGGTACAAAAACAATCACCTCTGATTTGCAGGAAATGGCAAACAACCTTCGTGTAAGAACTGATTCTGGAATTGAAAAGAATAATCGTGCCGCAGATTCTATTGATGATATGGTATCGATTACTTCAGCCAATAAGGGGGCAATTGAAGCACTGACAAAGCATGCTGACTCTGTTCAAAAGCTTGTCCAGACGATTAAAGACATTGCAAGTCAAACAAATCTGCTTGCTTTAAATGCAGCTATCCAAGCCGCTCATGCAGGAGAACATGGCAGAGCTTTCAATGTCGTGGCGGAAGAAGTACGAAAATTGGCTTCCCATGCATCTGAAGCAACAAAACAAGCACAAGTCAATATTAGCGAAATGACGCAGCATATCGCGCAAATGGAGACAGGCACCCACGAAGCTGAGCATCAAAGTAAGGAAGGAAAAGAACGTGTACAAGAGGTGATAGAAGAACTTTATACCTTAAAACAGGCTGCTCAAAATTTAGATAAACAAGCAAATGAACTCGTCTTGCTAATCTAG
- a CDS encoding MFS transporter — translation MESNRDVQSAKRTGGIGFLLSLPILSWALYDFANTIFSSNITTVFFPFYVTDTIGNTEEMQQLGNTLIAYANALSSLFLVIFSPLFGVWIDQTGRKQRYIVRFASISIVATILMGVFAGWESDRLLFGLPIPFIATVLVFVLAKFFYNSSLVFYDAKISDLVPRDRLSTLSGFGVAVGYIGTLVGLLVYFLMDYGYEYVFLATAGLYLIFTLPLVFFLKDKQPKQKNTRVSIWGGYKEIIATFKEISKHRSIFRFMMAYFFVNDAIATTIAVMSVYAVSVVGFSSGQFILLYLVSTVTAIVGSFCFGQIAAKIGAHRSFSFVALVMIIALTIGALATAQWMFWIAGGLFGIALGSIWVTSRTLIVDLSPTEKRGQFFGLFAFSGKVSSIIGPVIYGSITLVLKDFGDLASRLALTSLILLTIIGLVIHVTTKQRADWAEAR, via the coding sequence ATGGAAAGTAACCGTGATGTGCAGTCAGCAAAGCGAACTGGCGGAATAGGTTTTCTGCTTTCGCTGCCAATCTTATCGTGGGCTTTATACGATTTTGCCAATACAATTTTTTCTTCTAATATCACAACTGTCTTTTTTCCTTTCTATGTAACAGACACCATCGGAAATACAGAAGAAATGCAGCAGCTCGGTAATACATTAATAGCCTATGCGAATGCACTATCCAGTCTCTTTCTGGTCATCTTCTCTCCTTTGTTCGGGGTGTGGATAGACCAAACAGGGCGTAAACAGCGTTATATTGTACGATTTGCGAGTATCTCAATCGTCGCTACCATCTTGATGGGCGTATTTGCGGGCTGGGAATCTGACAGATTGCTGTTCGGACTGCCAATTCCGTTTATAGCCACTGTATTGGTATTTGTGCTTGCTAAATTTTTCTATAACAGCAGTCTGGTGTTTTATGATGCGAAAATAAGTGATTTGGTGCCAAGGGATCGATTATCGACTTTGTCTGGATTTGGAGTGGCGGTAGGGTATATTGGTACACTCGTCGGACTGCTCGTTTATTTTCTAATGGATTATGGCTACGAATATGTATTCTTGGCCACAGCCGGACTATATCTTATCTTCACCTTACCTTTAGTATTTTTCCTCAAGGACAAGCAGCCAAAACAGAAAAATACTCGAGTCAGCATATGGGGAGGTTATAAAGAGATCATTGCTACATTTAAAGAAATCAGCAAGCATCGCTCGATATTTCGTTTCATGATGGCTTATTTCTTTGTTAATGATGCAATTGCTACGACGATAGCTGTCATGAGCGTTTATGCAGTTTCTGTGGTTGGTTTCAGTTCCGGTCAATTTATCTTGCTATATCTTGTATCCACTGTAACTGCGATTGTTGGATCGTTCTGTTTTGGTCAAATTGCAGCTAAAATTGGCGCACATCGATCCTTTTCATTCGTTGCATTAGTAATGATTATCGCTTTAACAATTGGCGCATTGGCGACTGCGCAGTGGATGTTTTGGATTGCGGGAGGACTTTTCGGAATTGCTCTGGGATCTATTTGGGTAACATCAAGAACACTTATTGTGGATTTGTCCCCAACAGAGAAGCGAGGGCAGTTTTTTGGATTGTTTGCCTTTTCGGGGAAGGTCTCGTCTATTATTGGACCTGTCATCTATGGAAGTATTACGCTGGTGCTGAAGGATTTCGGGGACTTGGCAAGCAGACTTGCTCTTACCTCACTCATTTTACTTACCATCATAGGCTTAGTCATACACGTAACGACGAAGCAGCGTGCAGATTGGGCGGAGGCGCGTTAG